Proteins encoded in a region of the Flavobacterium sp. MDT1-60 genome:
- a CDS encoding DUF3108 domain-containing protein, whose product MKKLVLIILILTTLAFDTQKEDAFGTGEYFKFRIHYGIVNAGYATLEIKEATINNKKVHHAVGKGYTTGMSKFFFKVEDLYESYFDRETGSPYRYIRKIDEGGYTKNQEGIFNQAENRVLVKDYKRKTEKTIVINDNVQDIISSFYYLRNHPNIDKLKSGDAITIDMFFDEEITKFKLKYIGRQDITTKFGTVSTMVFKPLVQTGRVFKEKESVTLWITDDNNKVPVRIKADLAVGSLKADLDEYKGLKYPFKAKK is encoded by the coding sequence ATGAAAAAGCTAGTTCTCATCATATTAATTCTCACTACCCTGGCATTTGACACTCAAAAAGAAGATGCATTTGGTACGGGAGAATACTTCAAATTCAGAATTCACTACGGAATTGTCAATGCAGGTTATGCTACACTCGAAATTAAAGAAGCTACAATAAACAATAAAAAGGTACATCATGCTGTGGGTAAAGGTTATACAACCGGCATGTCTAAGTTTTTCTTTAAAGTAGAAGATTTATATGAAAGTTATTTTGACAGGGAAACCGGCAGTCCATACCGTTATATTAGAAAAATAGACGAAGGTGGTTATACGAAAAACCAGGAAGGAATTTTCAATCAGGCAGAAAATCGGGTGTTGGTAAAAGATTACAAACGAAAGACTGAAAAAACAATTGTTATTAATGATAATGTGCAGGATATAATTTCCTCTTTTTATTATCTGCGAAATCATCCTAATATTGACAAACTGAAATCAGGCGATGCTATTACAATTGACATGTTCTTTGATGAAGAAATCACAAAATTTAAGTTAAAATATATAGGTCGTCAGGATATTACAACTAAATTTGGAACCGTTTCTACTATGGTATTTAAACCACTGGTACAAACAGGAAGAGTTTTTAAAGAAAAAGAGAGCGTAACGCTCTGGATAACAGACGACAATAATAAAGTTCCGGTACGAATAAAAGCGGATCTTGCCGTTGGATCCCTGAAAGCAGATCTCGACGAATATAAAGGATTGAAATATCCATTTAAAGCAAAAAAATAA